A genomic stretch from Acinonyx jubatus isolate Ajub_Pintada_27869175 chromosome E2, VMU_Ajub_asm_v1.0, whole genome shotgun sequence includes:
- the LOC113604430 gene encoding basic salivary proline-rich protein 2-like, translating into MAVSRVLAPGASYSVRGGFDTRPALQCWARILRPRELPALLVPGGGGVGRGRAAGAEEAAVPNRWGSPRESEQRGRQRPPPPREPDAARLQGAREGRGLPPHPARSNAVDLFPGRLREARSVRVHRGSRLGSGAAASARPPGHPPAGRSRRGRRGKPSARDFSAAATLPGPAGRRSAHAHHTHVGTPPAARRPQPSLRPRQRQRGGGAPGCPHLHPRVGDGGAEARLPACASVSFTSPSPATPAPPPLATRDSANRAPSLWGHIWLTRAVPPPSRTRGPPRASRWGRRGRQGLFVRATGAGGPPSRRRRECHPHPARALPPPPGDHPDQVAARAF; encoded by the exons ATGGCAGTGTCCCGTGTCCTTGCCCCTGGCGCCAGCTACAGCGTCCGTGGTGGTTTTGACACCAGACCAGCGCTGCAGTGTTGGGCCCGGATCCTGAGACCCAGAGAGCTGCCCGCCCTCCTT GTCCCTGGCggcggcggggtggggcgggggcgagCGGCGGGGGCGGAGGAGGCCGCTGTCCCCAACCGCTGGGGTTCCCCTCGGGAATCtgaacaaagagggaggcagaggccgccccctccccgggaACCCGACGCCGCAAGGCTGCAGGGGGCGCGGGAGGGTAGGGGCCTTCCGCCGCACCCCGCCAGGTCGAACGCGGTTGACCTTTTCCCCGGACGCCTGCGAGAGGCTAGAAGCGTGCGGGTCCACAGGGGGTCTCGGCTAGGCTCGGGTGCCGCGGCGTCCGCTCGCCCGCCGGGCCACCCACCGGCCGGGCGCTCCCGCCGTGGCCGGAGGGGGAAGCCGAGCGCCCGGGACTTCTCCGCTGCAGCCACCCTGCCGGGCCCAGCCGGCCGGCGGAGCGCCCACGCCCACCACACCCACGTGGGCACGCCCCCCGCGGCGCGccgcccccagcccagcctccgcCCCCGGCAGCGGCAGCGAGGTGGAGGGGCTCCCGGCTGCCCGCACCTGCACCCGCGCGTTGGCGACGGCGGCGCCGAGGCCCGGCTCCCCGCCTGCGCGTCTGTCTCGTTCACATCACCCTCG CCCGCCACCCCTGCTCCGCCTCCCCTCGCGACCCGAGACTCGGCGAACCGCGCGCCCTCTCTCTGGGGCCACATTTGGCTTACGAGGGCGGTACCCCCTCCCAGCCGGACGCGGGGACCTCCCCGGGCGTCGCGGTGGGGGAGGCGCGGGCGGCAAGGCCTCTTTGTTCGGGCGACAGGCGCCGGGGGCcccccctcccgccgccgccggGAGTGTCACCCGCACCCAGCCCGCGCGCTCCCTCCGCCTCCCGGAGATCACCCCGACCAGGTGGCGGCGCGCGCCTTTTAG